GCAATAGCCGGGCATCCCGTGTTGCGAGGGAGTTCCAGATGAGCGCCATCTGCAGCGGGTTATAGCTGATGCGGCACTCGTCGACCGAGATGTACTCGACGACCTGGTCAGGGTGCACGATCGCCTCGCTCTTGAACATGACGGCGGGCGCCGCGATGCGGAGGGCGGCCGTGAAGGCCTGGATAAGCAGGTGCGCTTCGGGCAGGTTCTCGCAGGAGGTGCCGAGTTGCTTCCAGATGAACGCGACCGCGTCCATGCGCAGGATGTCGACGCCCTGGTTGGCAAGGAAGAGCATCTCGCCCGCCATCGCGCGCAGTACGGCGGGGTTGGAGTAGTTGAGATCCCACTGGAAGGTGTGGAAGGTCGCCCAGATCCACCGCTCGGCCTCGGCCCGGCTCGGCACGCTGCCGTCGCGGCGGGGGAAGGGCACGAAGCTGCCCGGGTGGTCGTCGGGGAAGATCTCGCGCACTGTGGCTTCGAAGGCGTCGGGCTGCTCGCGGCCGTCGAAGACCCAGTAGTAGTTCTCGAACTCGCGCTCGCCCGCGATGGCGCGCTGAGCCCACTCGTGCTCGTTCGAGGTGTGGTTGAAGATGAAGTCGAGCACGAGCACGATGCCGTTGGCCCGCAGCTCGGCAGCGAGGCTCTGCAGCTGCACCATGTCGCCGAGGGCCGGGTTCACCGCGCGGTAGCTCGACACGGCATAGCCGCCGTCGCTGTTCTCCTCCGGCGCCGCGAAGAGCGGCATGAGGTGCAGGTAGGTCAGGCCCAGTTCTCTGAAGTACGGGATGCGCGCCCGCACGCCCTCGAGGTCGGTCGCGTAGCGATCGACGTAGCAGACGCCGCCGAGCATCTGATTCGACTGGAACCAGTCGGGGTCGGCGAGGCGCGCGTCGTCGAGCGCGCGCAGCTCGGCGGGGCGCTGCTGCCACGAGGTCGCGAGCAGGTCGATGAGCGCGGCGAGCTCGGTGTCGAGGTGCAGGCCGGCGCCGTAGATGCGAGTGAGCAGGCTCATCAGCCGGGGCGCCTCGGCCTCGACGCGGGCCGAGAACCGCGCCCACTCGGCGGGGTCGGTCTCGGGGCGGCGCGCATCGGCGAGCGCCCGCATCCACTGCTCTGTGTTTGCTTGGTCCGTGTGCGGCACGATCGCCAGTCTAGGTCGGTGCCGGGCCCGTCGACCCAGTATTGTCCAGGTGGACAACTCGTGAGACGATGAGCCCATGCACACCACCGTGTTCGAGCGCAGCCGCCCCGACGCCCGCCTCATCGCCGACAGCCTCGAGGGGTCGCGGCTGCAGCCGTTCTGGCTCGACGACCTGCCCGAGCGGCCCGTGCGGCCCGCGCTGACGGGGCGCGAGACGGCCGACCTCGCCGTCGTGGGTGGCGGCTACACGGGGCTGTGGACGGCGCTGCTCGCGAAGCAGCGCGACCCCGACGCCCGCGTCGTGCTGCTCGAGGGCAAGCGCATCGGCTGGGCCGCGAGCGGTCGCAACGGCGGTTTCGTCGAGGCGACGCTCACCCACGGCGCGAAGAACGGCGAGACCCGGTTCCCTGACGAGCTCGCGACGCTCGATCGACTCGGCATGCAGAACCTCGACGAGATCGAGGCCACGGTCGAGGCCGAGGGCTGGGCCGTCGACTTCGAGCGCGTCGGCTCCATCGCCGTCGCCACCGAGGCGTACCAGGTAGCCGAGCTCAAGGCCGCGCACGACGGCGAGCACGAGCTGTTCTTCGACGCTGCCGCGATGCGCGCGCAGATCGCCTCGCCGACCTACGAGGGCGGGCTGTGGTCGACGCGGGATACGGCGCTCGTGCATCCCGGCAAGCTTGCGATCGCCCTCATGCGCGCGTGCCTCGATGCGGGCGTCGAGATCTTCGAGTCGAGCCCGGTCAGCGACCTCAGCACGGAGCGCGACGCCGTCACGCTGAGCGTGCGCGGCGGCGGCACCCTCAGGGCCGCGCGCGTGGCGCTCGCGACCAACGCCTTCCCCTCCCTGCTCAAGCGCTACCGCCTGCACACCGTGCCGGTCTACGACTACGTGCTCATGACCGAACCGCTGACGGATGCGCAGCTCGCGTCGATCGGGTGGCAGGGTCGCCAGGGCGTGGCCGACAGCGCCAACCAGTTCCACTACTACCGCCTCAGTGCCGACAACCGCATCCTGTGGGGTGGATACGACGCGATCTACCACTTCGGCGGGCGCATCCGTCCGGAGTACGACGACCGTCGCGAGTCGTTCGAGACCCTCGCGAGCCACTTCTTCACGACCTTCCCGCAACTGGAGGGCGTGCGGTTCAGCCACCGCTGGGCGGGCGTCATCGACACGTGCAGCCGCTTCTGCGCCTTCCATGCCACCGCCCACCAGGGGCGCGTCGCCTACTCGGCCGGCTTCACGGGGCTCGGGGTCGCGGCCACGCGGTTCGCGGCGAACGTCATGCTCGACCAGCTGGCCGGCGAGACGACGGAGCGCACTGCGCTCGACATGGTGCGCAGCATGCCGTTGCCCTTCCCGCCCGAGCCGGCGACGTATCCGGCCGTGCAGTCGGTGCGCTGGGCGCTCGACCGCGCAGATCACAATTCGGGAAAGAGAAATGCGTTCCTGCGCACGCTCGACGCCGTGGGTCTAGGGTTCGATTCGTGAGCCTTCCCCTCGACGCAGCCACCGTGCTGCAGGCCCTCGAGCTCGAACTCGAGCACGAGCCCGTCGACGACGACCAGGTCGTCGAGGGTGCGCCCACCACGGGCATCGCCGCCCTCACCGAGCTTGACGACTGGGAGGTCGGGGTGTGGGAGATCACGCCCGGCACCGTCACCGACGTTGAGGTCGAGGAAGTGTTCATCGTGCTTCGCGGGCACGCCATCCTGCGCCGCGGCGACGGCTCCGAGGTCGAGCTGCGCGCCGGCTCGGTCGGCCGTCTCGACGACGGCGAAGAGACCGAGTGGCGCGTGCTCGAGACGCTGCGCAAGATCTACATCGCGTAGCGCCTAGAAGGTGCTGTCGCCCCGGATGACGACGTCGCTGCCGCCGTCGACGAACACGATCTGCCCGCACAGGTGCGAGTTCTCGACGCTCGTGAGGTAGCCGAGCAGGTTCGCCACGACGGCGGGCTCGGCGATGCCGTTGAGCGGCATCGGCACCATCTCCAGAATCGCCTTCGACGACTCCTCCGTGGCGGTGAACGAGTCGGTCATGGGCGTGCGGATGATGCCGGGCGCGACCGCGTTGAGCGGAATCCCCGCGCCGGCCCACTCGGGCGTCGCAGCGTTGCGGCGGATCCAGCGCACGAGCGCGCGCTTCGTCGAGCCGTAGATGAGCCCGCCCTGGCCGGCGTCGATCAACTGCTGCGCGCGGTGCAGCGCGGCCGGTTCGTCGTGCGCGAGGCAAGCATCGACGAGCTCGTCGTCGACCGGGAAGAGCGAGGCCATGGATGCCGTGGCCACCGCGCGCGGAGCATCCGACCCCGACAGCAGCGGCCGAAGACCCTCGAGCGTCGCGAGCGCGCCGAAGTAGTTCACCGCGACGGTGGCGGTGGATTCGGTCGCGAGCCCCGCGTTGGCGACGACCGCGTCGATGCGGCCGCCGCTGAGCTCGGTGACGTGGCTCACGAGCGCGGCGCGGCCCTCGTGCGTGGTGAGGTCGGCCGTGATGTCGGCGTCGTGCAGATCGACCCCGATGACGCGGTGGCCCTGGCCGGCGAGCA
The sequence above is a segment of the Microcella humidisoli genome. Coding sequences within it:
- a CDS encoding alpha-amylase family protein, with product MRALADARRPETDPAEWARFSARVEAEAPRLMSLLTRIYGAGLHLDTELAALIDLLATSWQQRPAELRALDDARLADPDWFQSNQMLGGVCYVDRYATDLEGVRARIPYFRELGLTYLHLMPLFAAPEENSDGGYAVSSYRAVNPALGDMVQLQSLAAELRANGIVLVLDFIFNHTSNEHEWAQRAIAGEREFENYYWVFDGREQPDAFEATVREIFPDDHPGSFVPFPRRDGSVPSRAEAERWIWATFHTFQWDLNYSNPAVLRAMAGEMLFLANQGVDILRMDAVAFIWKQLGTSCENLPEAHLLIQAFTAALRIAAPAVMFKSEAIVHPDQVVEYISVDECRISYNPLQMALIWNSLATRDARLLQQALDRRHNLPPGTAWVNYVRSHDDIGWTFADEDAAELGIDGFEHRRFLNSFFVNRFPGSFARGIPFQDNPKTGDCRISGTTASLAGLEAGDAGAIGRILLAHSIVLSTGGIPLLYLGDEVGQLNDPGWADEPGHADDSRWAHRPAYPAERYAQRTDASTDAGRIFSGLQHLIAVRRSTPEFSGGTLIGFDTKNLHVLGYQRPGPKGPVVCFANVADEPQTIAALTLSGLPATMTDLLTDARHDLRAALTLPAHGVVWLRGSESEQ
- a CDS encoding NAD(P)/FAD-dependent oxidoreductase, whose amino-acid sequence is MHTTVFERSRPDARLIADSLEGSRLQPFWLDDLPERPVRPALTGRETADLAVVGGGYTGLWTALLAKQRDPDARVVLLEGKRIGWAASGRNGGFVEATLTHGAKNGETRFPDELATLDRLGMQNLDEIEATVEAEGWAVDFERVGSIAVATEAYQVAELKAAHDGEHELFFDAAAMRAQIASPTYEGGLWSTRDTALVHPGKLAIALMRACLDAGVEIFESSPVSDLSTERDAVTLSVRGGGTLRAARVALATNAFPSLLKRYRLHTVPVYDYVLMTEPLTDAQLASIGWQGRQGVADSANQFHYYRLSADNRILWGGYDAIYHFGGRIRPEYDDRRESFETLASHFFTTFPQLEGVRFSHRWAGVIDTCSRFCAFHATAHQGRVAYSAGFTGLGVAATRFAANVMLDQLAGETTERTALDMVRSMPLPFPPEPATYPAVQSVRWALDRADHNSGKRNAFLRTLDAVGLGFDS
- a CDS encoding cupin domain-containing protein — encoded protein: MSLPLDAATVLQALELELEHEPVDDDQVVEGAPTTGIAALTELDDWEVGVWEITPGTVTDVEVEEVFIVLRGHAILRRGDGSEVELRAGSVGRLDDGEETEWRVLETLRKIYIA
- a CDS encoding SDR family oxidoreductase translates to MTRTYVITGAASGIGAATAALLAGQGHRVIGVDLHDADITADLTTHEGRAALVSHVTELSGGRIDAVVANAGLATESTATVAVNYFGALATLEGLRPLLSGSDAPRAVATASMASLFPVDDELVDACLAHDEPAALHRAQQLIDAGQGGLIYGSTKRALVRWIRRNAATPEWAGAGIPLNAVAPGIIRTPMTDSFTATEESSKAILEMVPMPLNGIAEPAVVANLLGYLTSVENSHLCGQIVFVDGGSDVVIRGDSTF